AGCATTTTGAAAACAATCCTAATGATTTGGAGGAATTGATACAAACTGCCAAACTTTTAGAAAATCCACATGCAAAAGCTACTGGAGGAGTAGATTTACAAGTTCCTGCTATTATGAGTTATTTGAATAGAAATAATTTGGAGTTAAAAGGAAATGAAGTGGTAGATATTGGAACATTTGGAGAATCTTCTCACAAAATAAGTGTTCGTTTGAGTCCATTGACCATAAAAGTAGTTTTGAATCCTAAAATGACTTTAGAGAAATTTTGGCAAGACAAAAAATGCCTTGCCGTTTGGGAAGATGAAGAATAAGTATATTGGCTTTTCTAAATCATAAGACTTAAACGACAAATGATTTGCACAAGAAAAGCTCAAAGTTAATTTTTAAATTCTATTGAAATAAATACAAATTTATTCGAATCATTGTGTAAGGAAGTATTGTATTAAGTTTTGAAAAACTAAATATGCAGCTAAACTTTGCTAAGCAAAAAACAAATAACTAAGCAGAATAGCAGCAATTATTCCCACCCCATCGGCAATCAGACCACAACTAACAGCATATCTTGTATTTTTGATATTGACAGCACCAAAATAAACTGCCAAAACATAAAATGTAGTATCCGTTGAGCCTTGAAGTGTTGCAGCTACTTTTCCAACAAAAGAATCTACTCCGTAAGTAGTAAAAGCATCAATCATAAGTCCTCTTGCACCACTTCCACTAAGAGGCTTCATAATAGCAACAGGAAGAGCTTTTACAAATTGTGTATCAAAACCAAAAAGAGAAATAAACCAACTTACAGCAGAAATTAGCATGTCCATTGCACCCGAAGCACGAAAAACGCCAATAGCCACAAGCATAGCAACCAAATAAGGAATTACTTTTATGGCAATCGAAAAACCTTCTTTTGCGCCTTCAATAAAGGTTTCATAGACGTTTACTTTCTTAAAAGCAGCCCAAGCAATAAAACTGACCATTACACCAAATAAAATAAAATTACTTGCAACAGAAGAATACAGACTAATTTTTTCTTGTGGCAATGTGCTAAAAAACCAAGTGATGATTGAAATGAAAGCAGTAAGTCCTCCCAAATAAGCAATAACGACAGGGTGTAAGAGATTGAGTTTCTGTTTAATTCCGACAGCCAAAATACCAGCTAATGTAGCAAAAAAAGTGGCTATCAATATAGGAACAAATATTTCAGCAGGATTAACTGCACCTGCCTGCGCTCTATATACCATAACAGAAACAGGAATAATAGTCAGTCCAGAAGTATTCAACACCAAAAACATAATTTGTGCATTACTAGCTGTTTCAGGTTTTGGATTAAGGGATTGTAGTTCTTCCATTGCTTTTAATCCTAGAGGTGTAGCTGCATTATCCAAACCTAACATATTAGCTGAAAAATTCATTAACATTGCCCCCACAGCACCATGATTTTTGGGAACTTCTGGAAAAAGATGTCTAAAAAGTGGACTAACCAATTTTGCCAATACTTCAATTGCTCCAGCTTGCTCACCTATTTTCATAATTCCTAACCACAGAGCCATTGCCCCTGTCAGATAAAGAGAAATTTCAAAACCAGTTTTTGCACTTTCAAACGTGCTATTGGTAATCTTAGAGAAAACTTCTATATCTCCATTAAAAAGCTGAAAGATTGCAAAGATAAAAGCAATGAGAAAAAAACCTATCCAAATTCGATTAAGAGCCATCTGTGTTTTTTATGAGTTTTAAGAAAATAAAAAGTATAATGTAATAACTGAGTGATTTTTAATCGCCATACAACAAAAAAACAACGGTTTAAAGACGATAAATATAAAAATAAATTACAAATGTGTGTTTTATTGGTTAATCAGTATACTAAATTAATTTTTTTGGCGTACTTTTACTAGACAATTCATTTAAGTAGTGTTTTTAAATAAAAAGAAAGAATAAATGAGTTATGAGTTTAAAATATGAATAATTGTATATTAACGTTCAAAGATTTAACCCAAAAAACACACTATCTACAAGCAAAATCATTGAAAAATGGTTTTTAATATAGGATTTTTTAAATTAAAAATTAACTGTAAAATTAATTAAAAACATACTTACTTATAAAAATGTTAAATAGTGGCACAAAATTATTTAATCAGTTTACTAAACACTGCTACATAATTTGAAAATATTATTAAAACAAACTATTTCAATTACAACAATCTTCTATGGAGTCTTATTTTGAGTTTTTTTATTCTTCCCCCAATTTTGAAGAAATTGATGCCAAAAGCATTCGATATATTACTGACAAAATCATTCGCAAATCTGATGCTACCTTAGCTGTTATTTTGGGAGGCGATACTCAGACTTTCGAAATGAAAATGGAAAAATGGGATGAACTAACCCACAAATTAAGCAGTATTTCAGGAATTATTTTTCTTTTAGCACATACTTCTTCTGATGAAAAGGTATATAAACAAGCCAATCAGAGCGTACAAGTATTGCAAAGATACGGAAACAGTCTTTCCCTTAATGAAGAATTATATAAAGCTATCAAAAAATATAGTCAATCTGATGATGCTCGTTGGCTAAAAGGATATAAAAAGAAGTTTATAAAAGAAACCGTTGGAGAATTCGAACGCAATGGTTTTGCGCTTGTCCAACAAGATAGAGATATATTACGAACCATGAAAGACCAGTTATCTGACCTTTCTAATGAGTTTTCAAGAAATATTGCAGAGCATCAAGATCAGATTATTATTTCAGAAGATGATATAGAAGGACTTCCAGAAGACTACAAAAATCGTCATAGAATGGAAAATGGAATGTATAAAATTACATTAGATTCTCCTTCTTATCGTCCATTTATGCGCTATGCAAAAAATGAAAAATATCGTAAAGAACTATATATAAAATATCTGAATAGAGGAAATCCAAAAAATACAGGAGTTCTTATCAAAACAATAGCTCTACGCAAGCAAATGGCAAACCTATTGGGCTACAAAACCTATGCTCAATATGTCATTGAAGAAAGAATGGCAAAAACGCCTGATACTGTTTGGAGTTTTGAAGAAGAACTAACAAAAAAAGTAAAACCTAAAGCAGAAAAAGACTACAAGGAACTTCTAAGTATAGCAGAAGGAAAAGAAGAGTTACAAGGCTGGGAAACAGGTTATTATAACAATATTCTTTTGGAGAAAAACTACAATCTCAATTCAGAAGAAGTCAAACAATATTTTGAGTTAAACAATGTTTTTAAAGGAATTTTTAATATTTGTAAAAATCTTTTCGGAATTGATTTTATCAAAATGTATCATCATTCTGTTTGGCATGAGGATGTAATTGTATATGAAGTGCGAAAAAAGAATAAAGTTGTTGGAAAAATGTATTTGGATTTGTATCCAAGACCTAATAAATACAGTCATGCAGCTTGTTTTGGTTTGGTTTCAGGTAGAGAGACTGAGAGAGGATACCAAACTCCTCATACAGCATTAGTTTGTAATTTTCCTCCTTCTACGTCTGATTCTCCTTCGCTTCTTTCACACGACCAAGTAACAACTGTTTTTCATGAGTTTGGTCATGGTTTGCATCAGCTTCTTACACAATCTCCTTTAGCAGCATTTGCAGGAACAAATGTAGCGAGAGATTTTGTAGAAGTTCCTTCACAACTTTTCGAAAACTGGGCGTGGGATTATGACATTTTGAAAGAATTTGCACTTCATCACAAAACAGGAGAAGTGTTGCCAAAAGAACTCTTCGATAAGATGGTGGCTGCAAAAAATGTAGGTTCGGGTTTGTTTACTCTTCAACAAATTTTATATGGAACATTTGATCTTACTTTACACGATACGTATGATCCCCTTGTAGATGCATCTCCAAACGAATTATTCAATACACTTCAACGACAAATTACACTTACTCCACCAGTAGAAGAAACTGATTTTCCTTCAGGCTTTGGTCATTTAATGGGCTATGCAGCAGGATATTATGGCTATCTATGGGCAAAAGTATATGCTGAAGACATGTTTTCTGTATTTGAAAAGGCAGGATTATTAAATCCAAAAGTAGGTAAAATGTATGTAGATAAAGTCCTTTCTAAAGGTGGAAGTGAAGATGAAATGAGCCAAATTAAGAGTTTTCTAAAAAGAGAGCCAAAACAAGAAGCCTTTCTAAAATCACTCGGTTTATAGACAAATTAAAGGTTTCAAAACACTTATTTTGATTTTTTCAGGAAAAAACATAGCTTTGTGCAACCCTTTTATGATTCGTTGGGTCTTAATAGTGTAAGGCAAACTTGCCATTTCGTCGGAAATGTGAATGTAATTGTAGTTTTATCTTTTCAGTTTGTAATTTTTAATTATCTATTGACTTATCAATTTTTTGCGCCAACTACAGTTTTGTTTCATTTTCGCTTATCATAAATTAAAATACCATTTCTTGTTTGTATAAGAAATGGTTTTTTTATGGGCTTATCTTAACTGGCTCAAATACCAATAATTTAAACATAAAAAAACTACTTCAAAAATTGTAAAAATCTAAGAAGTAGTTAGTTATTTGATTCAATATGTAGAGGCAATACGCATAAAATTTGTTTCATAAATTGTATGGTAGTTTAGAAGGTTTAGAATCTATAAGGCTTTTTGTATTTTTATAAAAAAACCAAATGATTCGCTAAGTAATTATGGCTTTACCCAAGTTAAGATTGTGGTTGTCATGATAAGTAGAATTTAATAGTTGTATTTTTTAAGAATAAGTAAGTGAACTGTGTTATAGTCCTTATAATTAGAAGACTCAAAAAGTTATGTTTTGGTTGCATTTAGCATTTCCTTTATTTTTTTTGTCATCTATATATAAGACGCTAAAAACTCAAAAAATGCACATGAAAAACTCAAAATTTAACATTTTTTTTGATATTTTTCTTCATTTACTTTCAAGTGTTCTATAATTACACCAAAAACGGCTTTTTATTAGACTAAAAATTAAAAGTTTATTGTAATTTTTTAATACTAGAATTAATCTATTTTTAAAATTTCTGCTGTAATTATGCAATCTCAACCCTTTTAGCCTCTCTTAAAGTTCCCTTTTTGATTATAAATCATTGATTATTTATGACAAAAATGTAAGCATCTGACTTTTAAGAAGTTATTTATTTGTAATTGTGCCTATTCTCAATAATATTGGAAATTTCACTGTTCTGACTTCTTTACCTTTCCATGCATTTTCTAAATCTTGATAAATTATTTCTATGGCATCATTTTTTAAATTACTTGAATTTTGATTGTTATAATGTTTTACAGCCGACCATGTATTCAGATATCCTATCAAGTTTTCTAATGTCCATTCTAGCTCATTAAATAATTTCTTATTTTTTTTCTGCTCTACTTCTTTAAAAGGAAAAGGAATT
This is a stretch of genomic DNA from Bernardetia sp. MNP-M8. It encodes these proteins:
- a CDS encoding nucleoside recognition domain-containing protein, with product MALNRIWIGFFLIAFIFAIFQLFNGDIEVFSKITNSTFESAKTGFEISLYLTGAMALWLGIMKIGEQAGAIEVLAKLVSPLFRHLFPEVPKNHGAVGAMLMNFSANMLGLDNAATPLGLKAMEELQSLNPKPETASNAQIMFLVLNTSGLTIIPVSVMVYRAQAGAVNPAEIFVPILIATFFATLAGILAVGIKQKLNLLHPVVIAYLGGLTAFISIITWFFSTLPQEKISLYSSVASNFILFGVMVSFIAWAAFKKVNVYETFIEGAKEGFSIAIKVIPYLVAMLVAIGVFRASGAMDMLISAVSWFISLFGFDTQFVKALPVAIMKPLSGSGARGLMIDAFTTYGVDSFVGKVAATLQGSTDTTFYVLAVYFGAVNIKNTRYAVSCGLIADGVGIIAAILLSYLFFA
- a CDS encoding M3 family metallopeptidase produces the protein MESYFEFFYSSPNFEEIDAKSIRYITDKIIRKSDATLAVILGGDTQTFEMKMEKWDELTHKLSSISGIIFLLAHTSSDEKVYKQANQSVQVLQRYGNSLSLNEELYKAIKKYSQSDDARWLKGYKKKFIKETVGEFERNGFALVQQDRDILRTMKDQLSDLSNEFSRNIAEHQDQIIISEDDIEGLPEDYKNRHRMENGMYKITLDSPSYRPFMRYAKNEKYRKELYIKYLNRGNPKNTGVLIKTIALRKQMANLLGYKTYAQYVIEERMAKTPDTVWSFEEELTKKVKPKAEKDYKELLSIAEGKEELQGWETGYYNNILLEKNYNLNSEEVKQYFELNNVFKGIFNICKNLFGIDFIKMYHHSVWHEDVIVYEVRKKNKVVGKMYLDLYPRPNKYSHAACFGLVSGRETERGYQTPHTALVCNFPPSTSDSPSLLSHDQVTTVFHEFGHGLHQLLTQSPLAAFAGTNVARDFVEVPSQLFENWAWDYDILKEFALHHKTGEVLPKELFDKMVAAKNVGSGLFTLQQILYGTFDLTLHDTYDPLVDASPNELFNTLQRQITLTPPVEETDFPSGFGHLMGYAAGYYGYLWAKVYAEDMFSVFEKAGLLNPKVGKMYVDKVLSKGGSEDEMSQIKSFLKREPKQEAFLKSLGL